In the genome of Prosthecobacter algae, one region contains:
- a CDS encoding FMN-binding protein — translation MLFHRFRPHLIRLWRLALLVAVVLLLRENAQQRALEETVAALQPERLRDFFPQATSLGEAQPGSGWRPVLDAEQKLLGHVTTTAPESDRLIGYSGPTTTLLAFDSQRVLIGLRVLKSHDTSDHLAEVVADRKFFNQFKKLKPGEAAKQPLHTVTGATLTSAAIAQGVMAKLGQSAGTSLRFPDEITLAEVQTLLPEATALRPAPGYPGGHEVLNKEQKKIALAVRTSPVTDTVIGYKGPTDTLLLLDPDGLVLKKIALRRSYDTKRYVAYVTGDSYFLNLFNDRPLEALAEMDFEKAKVEGVSGATETSWSMAEGLKVRARHLLEQRPAGWLRQIQWRWQDWGHVAVIVSALVMAFTRLRGRAWARHSHHVLLVLYGGFIAGELLSQGLLTGWAAHGTPWRSAPGLLLLAAVALLGPVITSKQLYCHHICPHGALQQLLARRLRWQWRVPARLDRALSLLPFLLLAFVLISVVAGWAVDLNALEPFDAYLFRVAGWASIAIALAGLAASLFTPLAYCKYGCPTGAVFKLLRFTGDADRLGARDWIAASLIGLLAFL, via the coding sequence ATGCTCTTCCACCGCTTTCGCCCCCACCTCATCCGCCTCTGGCGGTTGGCGCTGCTGGTGGCAGTGGTCCTGCTGCTGCGGGAGAACGCCCAGCAACGGGCGCTGGAGGAAACCGTGGCCGCCCTGCAACCCGAACGCCTGCGGGACTTCTTCCCCCAAGCCACCAGCCTTGGCGAGGCCCAGCCCGGCAGTGGCTGGCGGCCCGTTTTGGATGCGGAGCAAAAGCTGCTGGGCCATGTCACCACCACCGCGCCGGAATCCGACCGCCTCATCGGCTACTCCGGCCCCACCACCACCCTGCTCGCCTTTGACTCGCAGCGGGTGCTCATCGGCCTGCGCGTGCTGAAAAGCCACGACACCTCCGACCACTTGGCCGAGGTGGTGGCGGACCGGAAGTTCTTCAACCAGTTCAAAAAACTGAAGCCGGGCGAGGCTGCCAAGCAGCCCCTGCACACCGTTACCGGGGCCACGCTGACGAGCGCCGCCATCGCCCAGGGTGTGATGGCCAAGCTGGGGCAGTCTGCGGGCACCTCCCTGCGCTTCCCAGACGAGATCACTCTGGCCGAGGTGCAGACCTTGTTGCCTGAGGCCACCGCCCTGCGCCCCGCCCCAGGCTACCCCGGTGGCCATGAGGTCCTCAACAAGGAGCAAAAGAAGATCGCCCTCGCCGTGCGCACCTCTCCGGTGACGGATACGGTGATCGGCTACAAGGGCCCGACGGACACGCTGCTGCTGCTGGACCCGGACGGCCTGGTTTTGAAAAAGATCGCCCTGCGCCGCAGCTACGACACGAAACGCTACGTGGCCTATGTGACGGGGGACAGTTACTTCCTCAACCTCTTCAATGACCGCCCGCTGGAGGCCCTGGCGGAAATGGATTTCGAAAAAGCGAAGGTGGAGGGCGTGTCTGGGGCCACGGAAACGAGCTGGTCCATGGCCGAGGGCCTGAAAGTACGCGCCCGCCATCTGCTGGAGCAACGCCCCGCCGGGTGGCTGCGGCAGATCCAGTGGCGCTGGCAGGACTGGGGGCACGTGGCCGTCATCGTCTCCGCCCTGGTCATGGCTTTCACCCGCCTGCGCGGGCGGGCCTGGGCCCGGCACAGCCACCACGTGCTGCTGGTGCTGTATGGCGGCTTCATCGCCGGGGAGCTGCTGTCCCAGGGCCTGCTCACCGGCTGGGCCGCCCATGGCACTCCCTGGCGCAGCGCCCCCGGCCTGCTGCTGCTGGCGGCGGTAGCCCTGCTGGGGCCTGTGATCACCAGCAAGCAGCTCTACTGCCACCACATCTGCCCGCATGGCGCGCTGCAGCAGCTTCTGGCCCGCAGGCTGCGCTGGCAGTGGCGCGTGCCCGCCCGGCTGGACCGCGCGCTCTCCCTGCTGCCCTTCCTCCTCCTCGCCTTTGTCCTCATCAGCGTGGTGGCTGGCTGGGCGGTGGACCTGAATGCGCTGGAGCCCTTCGATGCCTACCTTTTCCGCGTGGCCGGGTGGGCCAGCATCGCCATCGCTCTGGCCGGGCTGGCCGCGTCCCTCTTCACCCCCCTGGCGTATTGCAAATATGGCTGCCCCACCGGAGCCGTCTTCAAGCTGTTGCGCTTCACCGGGGATGCAGATCGCCTGGGCGCGCGGGACTGGATCGCCGCCAGTCTGATCGGCCTGCTGGCTTTCCTTTGA
- a CDS encoding Ig-like domain-containing protein → MSSLLCWGVFCHGILLAQVESDALGDLDKDGVFTAHDLARLVGHTAGTSLLAETLLPFADLSQDGVINDADHAELVKLILETSSPQALPLAHVRSASPHSGAGGVAVTRETILNFSMPLALNAVLDTNQFYAEFGGRKILARVEISSDKKKATLFYQEPLPSNARIHVTFAPTGLNDLVGRPVDPDGDGTAGGSYTTSFDTLSITALAGTAITGRVLASELGEGGADVPLQGVTVTVDGAEETLRATTDVNGHFTLTPCPAGSFFVHVDGRTALVSNYPNGDYYPNVGKRWDAIAGRTDNLSGNSDDTARGTIYLPKIIAGSLSAVSQMQDTPIDFPASVLAEYPELEGTELLVPANSLFADDGTRGGQVGLAPVDPNRLPSPLPPGLELPMVITIQTDGASNFDTPVPVCFPNLPDPVTGQKLPPGAKSALFSFNHDTGEWEVVGPMTVTEDGNFVKTDAGVGVRQPGWHGTNPSAGGGGPGDPGSPPGQPNGPSIGSPGAPGLPPCGPGFKDPQDLQEVQEMIAANATNAGMGIGGRLIKMLGDIPRGVKELFKFGKGARKEFQEMDKMVADAHAYRLYLEALRDFYVEYADGIGPGRPQPPCAPSVQSAKGKRSLGASVMAGSGNAQVDSLVMSYEALAASMLAHYQIEQQIQDIYAGKPEGYTPTVQEQAVITAAKAQLNTHLGGLSAHEFYEPQWAQLRQKLATVTTTGLFPIRQPESAFFVLVREDNGQVLQRGRTSSSGALPNLILTPETDFVVRFFYPSTLAVAETSFTSGPTGSQSTLLFPGISAANGATVDLDGDGLSNLAESVIGTNPTQADTDNDGIPDGTEIRQGSDPASGLAASTGILASVPTSGPAVDVASSNNLVVTANGAAGVSIFNVATGLNPTRVADLDTPGEAASVAISGTTAVVADGLTGLVLVDLSVLNNVRIAAQVNVGGGVHGARVVTVSGPTAYVAMSNGTVVAVDLVSRTVLERISLPVNSLIYDLAVWREHLYVLQQGRVTCISLADLGVGAVVPLLDQTITGWRPRLFAGEGTLYAVHGRGFHLLDTAASESNPPVLQNFLTSQVAWKQLVSNGSGLALVAVGPNSPLSDPHDVDAYQLGNDGRQPVFNTTFLTPGVATALSIFNGIAYVADAASGLQVMAYQAFDTQGQAPTVALSSNFTLNQADGTGVAESGKLMRLSAGVTDDVQVRNVEFYVDGALVSVDGNYPFEHRFLTPKATALRTQFKVRARATDTGGNATLTREFTVTLVPDTTPPVVTRVGPSGLTGKVTSALAFMSEALDSATVNDTTFVVTEAGPDDIFGTGDDVPVTASAVTFRPEIQAASFTVTGELPPGVYQAVLTTGVKDLSNNALAADRTWQFSVEGDPVFWTGGSSGNWNNAANWNTGAIPGPNDLVVINGPPELEVNLGGSYVQARAITTQGGARLVVAENSAVALAGVTLGSDLFVGELSNVTVIGGLRLENANLVFQDQNGANTRYLTCYGSATAVAGNGEIVFGTGGQIYADIQGILEAGITVRTRGDAFIATQSFLNSVVNQGTLMTDAPGAHLRISNLNNQGSISTALGRISLVHTWVNNGTLQVSAAGRLDFGEGGYAFPLSAIGTLNRTGGRVVISGYMDLENGTLALNTTTGNWELLDGEIQNGNLTTADGAALVVGGTFNSRLRSVDIQGLVTVPSGVRLTLTDDWANHGTINGTNGTVLLEGEFKLNEIGNYTGTGNSVEITGILDNVGQTLMLDALPNFVRIGTSGTIKGGILSGSAPINVPANSDWRLDGVTLNQDLLLGSSVVFYIVHGLVLNNADIIAGSVGPGGHFNSPFLYFYGTQSVSGNGALQFDGGDGFRGLELSTNDGSLSGAVDPGVLTFEPGISFHFGHYAGLRAYGQTAHLIIKGSINANVPIPPEVNYATAVYMTGRFTNEGTITATAGNLHFEGYTDQPWTNLGTLNLSGTGKLTMAGDFTLAQLGTLNRTGGTVNIAGTLDNTGKTLALNAATGSWNILSAGKILGGTVTTADGSLLTVAQNAVATLESVNLQGTVQVTEGQLNLNGDWVNNGTINATDSRLDFGGEFRLSELGVINRTGGTRAITGILDNTGFTFVPDTPGAPWIFQGGTLKGGSLASAGPLLTSNNFNWTLDGVTLATNINQQSGFLKVTNGLSMGSHTLTLNSSTVYFNGTQTIAGTGARIILAGSIFSGSSLNAYPADVFNPAPSTLTFGAGLTVVSQTNSYLYGYSPQQAILNLGTIRAEVADTTLYISGTFTNQGQLQQVNGGQIVIQP, encoded by the coding sequence ATGTCTTCCCTGCTGTGTTGGGGGGTCTTTTGTCACGGGATTCTCTTGGCCCAGGTCGAATCCGATGCCCTCGGGGATCTCGACAAAGATGGGGTGTTCACCGCCCATGATCTGGCCCGTTTGGTGGGCCACACCGCAGGCACGTCTTTGCTGGCTGAAACGCTGCTGCCTTTTGCCGATCTCAGCCAGGACGGCGTGATCAATGACGCGGACCATGCCGAGCTGGTGAAGCTGATCCTGGAGACCTCCTCTCCCCAGGCCCTGCCCCTGGCGCATGTGCGGTCGGCCTCCCCCCACAGCGGTGCAGGAGGCGTGGCGGTGACCCGTGAAACGATCCTGAATTTCTCCATGCCCCTGGCGCTCAATGCGGTGCTGGATACGAACCAATTTTATGCCGAGTTTGGCGGGCGCAAGATCTTGGCGCGGGTGGAGATTTCCTCGGACAAAAAGAAGGCCACGCTGTTTTACCAGGAGCCGCTGCCCTCGAATGCGCGCATCCATGTCACCTTTGCCCCCACCGGCCTGAATGACCTCGTGGGCCGCCCGGTGGATCCCGATGGCGATGGCACGGCCGGTGGCAGCTACACCACGTCGTTTGATACGCTGAGCATCACCGCGCTGGCAGGCACCGCCATCACGGGCCGTGTGCTGGCCAGTGAACTGGGCGAAGGTGGCGCCGATGTGCCGTTGCAGGGCGTGACGGTGACGGTGGATGGCGCGGAGGAAACCCTGCGCGCGACGACGGATGTGAATGGCCACTTCACGCTGACACCGTGCCCCGCAGGCAGCTTTTTTGTGCATGTGGATGGCCGCACTGCCCTGGTGAGCAATTACCCCAATGGCGACTACTACCCCAATGTGGGCAAACGCTGGGACGCCATCGCTGGCCGTACGGACAACCTTTCCGGCAACAGCGACGACACGGCCCGTGGCACCATCTACCTGCCGAAGATCATCGCAGGCAGCCTCAGTGCGGTGAGTCAAATGCAGGACACGCCGATTGATTTCCCCGCCAGTGTGCTGGCGGAGTATCCGGAACTGGAGGGGACGGAACTCCTCGTCCCTGCGAACTCTTTGTTTGCCGATGACGGCACCCGTGGCGGTCAGGTGGGGCTGGCCCCGGTGGACCCCAATCGCCTGCCCAGCCCACTGCCCCCAGGGCTGGAACTGCCGATGGTCATCACCATCCAGACCGATGGCGCGAGCAACTTTGACACACCCGTGCCAGTGTGTTTCCCGAATTTGCCCGATCCTGTGACGGGGCAAAAGCTGCCGCCGGGGGCGAAGTCGGCGCTGTTTTCCTTCAACCATGACACGGGCGAGTGGGAAGTGGTGGGGCCGATGACAGTGACCGAGGATGGCAACTTTGTGAAGACCGATGCCGGTGTGGGCGTGCGCCAGCCCGGCTGGCATGGCACGAACCCCAGCGCCGGCGGCGGCGGCCCAGGCGATCCGGGTTCACCTCCGGGACAGCCAAACGGGCCCTCCATCGGCAGTCCGGGTGCGCCGGGACTTCCTCCCTGCGGCCCAGGTTTCAAGGACCCGCAGGATCTCCAAGAAGTGCAGGAAATGATCGCTGCGAATGCCACCAACGCAGGCATGGGCATCGGTGGTCGCCTCATCAAGATGCTGGGCGACATCCCACGGGGTGTGAAGGAGCTTTTCAAATTTGGCAAAGGGGCCCGCAAGGAGTTCCAGGAGATGGACAAGATGGTGGCCGATGCCCATGCCTACCGGCTTTATCTGGAGGCCCTGCGCGACTTTTATGTGGAGTATGCGGATGGCATTGGCCCAGGCCGCCCGCAGCCGCCTTGTGCGCCTTCCGTCCAGTCAGCCAAGGGCAAACGCAGCCTAGGGGCCTCTGTCATGGCGGGTTCTGGCAATGCCCAGGTGGACAGTCTGGTGATGAGTTACGAGGCCCTGGCCGCCTCCATGCTGGCGCATTACCAGATCGAGCAGCAGATCCAAGATATCTATGCCGGCAAGCCTGAGGGCTACACACCGACGGTGCAGGAGCAGGCCGTCATCACGGCGGCGAAGGCCCAGCTCAACACCCATCTCGGCGGTCTCAGCGCGCATGAATTTTATGAGCCGCAGTGGGCGCAGCTTCGCCAGAAACTGGCCACCGTGACCACCACCGGCCTCTTCCCGATTCGTCAGCCCGAGAGCGCCTTTTTTGTCCTGGTGCGTGAGGACAATGGCCAGGTCTTGCAGCGTGGCCGGACCTCCAGCTCTGGTGCTCTGCCGAACCTCATCCTCACGCCGGAGACGGATTTTGTGGTGCGCTTTTTCTACCCCTCCACCCTGGCCGTGGCGGAGACTTCCTTCACCAGTGGCCCTACCGGCAGCCAGTCCACGCTACTTTTCCCCGGCATCTCCGCCGCCAATGGGGCGACGGTGGACCTGGATGGGGATGGCCTTTCCAATCTGGCCGAGTCCGTCATCGGCACGAATCCCACTCAGGCCGATACGGACAACGACGGCATCCCCGATGGCACGGAAATCCGCCAGGGCAGCGATCCCGCCAGCGGTCTGGCCGCCAGCACGGGCATCCTGGCCAGCGTGCCCACCTCCGGCCCAGCGGTGGATGTGGCCTCCAGCAACAACCTGGTCGTTACCGCCAATGGTGCGGCGGGTGTCAGCATCTTCAATGTGGCCACCGGGCTGAACCCCACGCGGGTGGCGGATCTGGACACGCCGGGCGAGGCGGCTTCCGTGGCCATCTCTGGAACCACCGCCGTGGTGGCCGATGGGCTGACGGGCCTGGTGCTGGTGGATCTTTCCGTCCTCAACAACGTCCGCATCGCCGCGCAGGTGAATGTGGGCGGCGGGGTGCATGGCGCGAGGGTGGTGACTGTCAGCGGCCCCACGGCCTACGTCGCGATGAGCAATGGCACTGTGGTCGCGGTGGACCTCGTCAGCCGCACGGTGCTGGAGCGCATCTCCCTGCCCGTGAATAGCCTTATCTATGATCTGGCCGTGTGGCGGGAGCATCTCTATGTTTTGCAGCAGGGCCGGGTGACGTGCATCAGTCTGGCGGACTTGGGCGTGGGGGCCGTGGTGCCGCTGTTGGACCAGACCATCACTGGCTGGCGGCCTAGGTTGTTTGCAGGGGAAGGCACGCTGTATGCCGTGCACGGCCGGGGCTTTCATCTGTTGGACACCGCCGCCAGCGAGAGCAATCCGCCCGTCCTGCAAAACTTCCTCACCAGCCAAGTCGCTTGGAAGCAACTCGTCAGCAACGGCTCCGGGCTGGCCCTCGTCGCCGTGGGGCCCAATTCGCCACTGTCGGACCCGCATGATGTGGATGCCTACCAGCTCGGCAATGACGGTCGCCAGCCGGTTTTCAATACCACTTTTCTGACACCGGGGGTGGCTACCGCGCTCTCCATCTTCAATGGCATCGCTTATGTGGCGGATGCGGCCAGCGGCCTGCAAGTGATGGCTTACCAGGCCTTTGATACCCAGGGCCAAGCCCCGACGGTCGCCCTCAGTTCTAATTTCACCCTGAACCAAGCCGATGGCACGGGCGTGGCAGAGTCTGGCAAGCTGATGCGCCTTTCCGCCGGAGTGACGGATGATGTGCAGGTGCGCAATGTGGAATTCTACGTGGATGGCGCCTTGGTCTCGGTGGATGGGAACTACCCCTTTGAGCATCGCTTCCTCACCCCGAAGGCCACGGCCCTGCGCACCCAGTTCAAAGTGCGTGCTCGGGCGACGGACACGGGTGGCAATGCCACGCTGACCCGCGAATTTACCGTGACCCTGGTGCCGGATACCACACCGCCTGTGGTGACGCGTGTGGGCCCTTCTGGCCTAACCGGAAAGGTGACCAGCGCGCTGGCCTTCATGAGCGAGGCCCTGGATTCCGCCACCGTGAATGACACGACCTTTGTGGTCACCGAGGCCGGTCCAGACGATATCTTCGGCACCGGTGACGATGTGCCGGTGACGGCCTCCGCTGTGACCTTCCGCCCAGAGATCCAGGCGGCCTCCTTCACCGTCACGGGCGAACTGCCGCCGGGTGTTTACCAGGCGGTGCTGACGACGGGCGTGAAGGACCTTTCCAACAATGCGCTGGCGGCAGACCGCACCTGGCAATTCAGCGTGGAGGGCGACCCCGTGTTCTGGACGGGCGGCAGCAGCGGCAACTGGAACAATGCAGCCAACTGGAACACCGGTGCGATCCCTGGGCCTAACGATCTGGTGGTCATCAACGGACCGCCGGAGCTGGAGGTAAATCTGGGCGGCTCCTATGTGCAGGCCCGCGCCATCACCACCCAGGGCGGCGCACGCCTGGTCGTGGCGGAGAACTCCGCCGTAGCCCTCGCCGGGGTGACTTTGGGCAGTGACCTTTTCGTGGGAGAACTCAGCAATGTCACCGTCATCGGCGGTCTGCGGCTGGAAAATGCGAACCTGGTTTTCCAAGATCAGAACGGAGCAAATACTCGTTACCTCACCTGCTATGGCAGTGCCACGGCGGTAGCAGGAAACGGAGAAATTGTGTTTGGCACAGGCGGCCAGATTTATGCCGATATTCAGGGCATTCTGGAGGCAGGTATCACCGTCCGGACGCGGGGTGATGCCTTTATCGCGACTCAAAGCTTCCTGAACTCCGTGGTGAACCAGGGCACCCTCATGACGGATGCCCCCGGTGCCCACCTGCGTATCAGCAACCTCAACAACCAGGGCAGCATTTCTACGGCGCTCGGCCGCATCAGCTTGGTCCATACCTGGGTGAATAACGGGACTCTGCAAGTCAGCGCCGCCGGTCGTCTGGATTTCGGCGAGGGCGGTTACGCCTTTCCCCTCAGCGCCATCGGCACGCTGAACCGGACCGGGGGCCGTGTCGTCATCTCAGGCTATATGGATCTGGAAAATGGCACGTTGGCGCTCAATACCACGACGGGGAACTGGGAGCTTTTGGATGGCGAGATTCAAAACGGGAATCTCACCACGGCGGACGGGGCGGCTCTGGTCGTCGGCGGCACCTTCAACTCCCGGCTGCGCAGTGTGGACATCCAGGGACTGGTGACGGTGCCGTCCGGCGTGCGGCTGACGCTGACGGATGACTGGGCCAATCACGGCACCATCAATGGGACGAACGGAACGGTTCTTCTCGAAGGCGAATTCAAGCTCAACGAGATCGGCAACTACACGGGCACGGGCAATTCAGTGGAGATCACAGGCATCTTGGACAACGTCGGCCAAACTCTAATGCTGGATGCCCTGCCGAACTTCGTCCGCATCGGCACCTCAGGCACCATCAAGGGGGGCATCCTTTCCGGCTCCGCCCCCATCAATGTGCCTGCCAATTCGGATTGGCGGCTGGATGGGGTGACGTTGAATCAGGATCTGCTTCTTGGCTCCAGCGTGGTCTTTTACATCGTGCATGGGCTGGTGCTGAACAATGCCGACATCATCGCTGGCAGCGTGGGGCCTGGAGGCCACTTTAACTCGCCATTTTTATACTTCTACGGCACGCAGTCGGTCTCTGGAAATGGGGCGTTGCAGTTTGATGGCGGCGATGGTTTCCGTGGGCTGGAACTCAGCACGAACGATGGCTCCCTGTCCGGGGCTGTGGACCCAGGGGTGCTGACGTTCGAGCCTGGCATCAGCTTCCACTTCGGCCACTACGCGGGCCTTCGGGCCTATGGCCAGACGGCGCATCTCATCATCAAAGGCAGCATCAACGCGAACGTGCCGATCCCACCTGAGGTCAATTACGCCACCGCCGTTTACATGACCGGACGCTTCACCAATGAGGGTACGATCACAGCGACGGCAGGGAATCTTCACTTTGAGGGCTACACCGACCAGCCCTGGACCAACCTGGGTACCCTCAATCTTTCTGGCACGGGCAAGCTGACGATGGCCGGGGATTTCACCCTGGCCCAGCTCGGCACGCTGAATCGCACGGGCGGCACGGTGAACATCGCGGGCACGCTGGACAACACCGGAAAAACGCTGGCGCTGAATGCAGCCACCGGGTCCTGGAACATCCTCTCCGCCGGCAAGATCCTGGGGGGCACGGTGACCACGGCGGATGGTTCCCTGCTGACGGTGGCCCAAAATGCGGTGGCCACCCTGGAGTCGGTGAACCTCCAGGGTACCGTGCAGGTGACGGAGGGCCAGTTGAACCTCAATGGGGACTGGGTGAACAACGGCACCATCAATGCCACCGACAGCCGACTCGACTTCGGCGGCGAGTTCCGTCTCAGCGAGCTCGGCGTGATCAACCGCACGGGTGGTACACGTGCCATCACAGGCATCCTGGACAATACGGGCTTCACCTTTGTGCCGGATACTCCGGGGGCACCCTGGATCTTCCAGGGTGGCACGCTGAAAGGCGGCAGTCTGGCCAGCGCCGGGCCTCTGCTGACATCGAACAACTTCAACTGGACTCTCGATGGCGTCACCCTGGCCACGAACATCAACCAGCAAAGTGGCTTCCTGAAGGTGACGAACGGCCTATCCATGGGCAGCCACACGCTGACGCTGAACTCCAGCACGGTGTATTTTAATGGCACTCAGACGATCGCCGGAACAGGGGCGCGCATCATCCTGGCCGGGTCCATCTTCTCGGGCTCCTCGCTCAATGCCTACCCGGCAGATGTGTTCAATCCGGCACCGTCCACACTCACCTTCGGTGCAGGGCTCACCGTGGTGAGCCAGACCAACAGTTACTTGTATGGCTACTCGCCGCAGCAGGCCATCCTGAACCTCGGCACCATCCGTGCGGAGGTGGCCGACACCACCCTTTATATCAGCGGCACCTTTACCAATCAGGGCCAGCTTCAACAGGTCAACGGTGGCCAGATCGTGATTCAACCCTGA